CGACAAATATCCTTTTAAACTTCAAAGGGGGTACCCCCTTTGAAGTTTAAAAGCTGTGCACTCTTGTTTCCATTTTCTGTGTATTCTTATTTACCAAAAGTTGTGTATTGCTATTTACCGATTACAGGTTAAGTAAAGATTTTGAATATCATACTGATACAAGTGAAACTATGATACAATTAGCAATGATTCGACTAATGCTTAATAGAATTAAAAATTAAATTCAAAACAGTTTCTTAATTCTTTTTCAAAAAATGAGTTGAACAAAAAAAATGATTTTTACTATGCTAAACCCTAAGGAACAATAATATTCAGTGAATGGTGGTGAACAAGTATTGTAAGTTTCTTTCCCGGGCTTATCGCCTCACCATCAATATGAGCATTTTCTGATTCATGCTCAATTTGTATTTTTTTTCCTTGAAATGTTTCCACGAATTTTGATTTGTGCAACTGCTTTGTAAAAAGCTTGAAAATTATACCTGGTGCTGCTGTAAGTGGAAATGGTTTAAGCATAGTAATATTCAAAATTCCATCATTTGAGATTGCCATGGGTGAAATATATGCATTGTTACCAAATTGAGAACAATTTGCTACAGTTATTAAAAAAGCATTTTTTTTATATTCAATATTATCAATTGTAATAAAATAATTAAGTGATTTATATCTAAGGAACTCCTTTAATACAAGCTTTGCATAGGTTATAAATCCACGTTTTGCTGATTTATCAAATAAGGCTGCAATATGGGCATCAAAGCCACATCCGGATGTTGTAATAAATAATTTTTCATTTAAGCTTGCAGTATCTGATCTTACAATATTAAAGTTATTAATTACTTGTATAGCCTTATCCATATTTCTTGAAATTCCCCAATGCCGCGCAAACCCGTTTCCTGATCCAGTAGGGATAATCCCCAATGGAACATCCTTTCCAATAAGCATTTTTGAAACCTCATTAATTGTACCATCTCCTCCAACTGCAACTACAAGTGCTGAATTCATATAAGCAAGTGCAGCTAATTCTGTTGCGTGTCCTTTATGAGTGGTATAAATAATTTCAAAATCAAAAATTTCTTTATTAAGACTTCTGTTTAAGGAAATTTCAATGTCTTTTTGTTTTCGATTCCCTGAAATAGGATTAACTATAAAAGTTATTTTTCTTTTTGTCACCGAATGAATTGTTTGTTTTCTATTAAAGCACTATTGTATATTTGAATAATCGCTTTAATTTTCTCTTCCATTGCATCTTTTTCTTGTGAGGGAACAGGTAAAATATTCGTCACTAATAAGCTGTCTTTTGGGAAGTCATAAAAAGCTGTAGACTCAGTTCCATTGTGTAAAAGTACGTGCCTTTTATTCATAAGCTGATAAGTGTCACCAATAAAACTTACGGCAAATCCATTTGTT
Above is a genomic segment from Bacteroidota bacterium containing:
- a CDS encoding YegS/Rv2252/BmrU family lipid kinase, which codes for MTKRKITFIVNPISGNRKQKDIEISLNRSLNKEIFDFEIIYTTHKGHATELAALAYMNSALVVAVGGDGTINEVSKMLIGKDVPLGIIPTGSGNGFARHWGISRNMDKAIQVINNFNIVRSDTASLNEKLFITTSGCGFDAHIAALFDKSAKRGFITYAKLVLKEFLRYKSLNYFITIDNIEYKKNAFLITVANCSQFGNNAYISPMAISNDGILNITMLKPFPLTAAPGIIFKLFTKQLHKSKFVETFQGKKIQIEHESENAHIDGEAISPGKKLTILVHHHSLNIIVP